One Thermicanus aegyptius DSM 12793 DNA segment encodes these proteins:
- a CDS encoding class I SAM-dependent methyltransferase: MDHYFTPQPSGEHEIREISYTFHGKELIFYTDAGVFARDHVDFGTSLLIQEMGIDEEDLVLDLGAGYGPIGIAAACLAKKGKVYMVDINERAIGLARLNIKKNRLNNIEALVSDGVKELPEGLLFDVILTNPPIRAGKEAVFRFYEEAYERLKNGGRFWVVIQKKQGAESTEKKLKGLFSRVEKVAQAKGYRVYRAEKNTLEE, translated from the coding sequence ATGGACCATTACTTTACCCCTCAGCCATCGGGAGAACATGAAATCAGGGAAATCTCGTACACCTTTCATGGGAAGGAGCTTATTTTTTATACCGATGCCGGTGTGTTTGCCCGAGATCATGTCGATTTCGGGACTTCGCTCTTAATACAAGAGATGGGAATCGATGAAGAGGATCTGGTCCTCGATTTGGGTGCCGGATATGGTCCGATCGGCATAGCTGCGGCGTGCCTGGCGAAAAAAGGAAAGGTCTACATGGTGGACATAAATGAGAGAGCGATCGGATTGGCCCGGCTAAACATAAAGAAAAACAGGTTGAACAACATTGAAGCTTTGGTGAGCGACGGTGTGAAAGAGTTGCCTGAAGGGCTGCTCTTTGATGTGATCTTAACCAATCCCCCCATACGGGCGGGGAAAGAGGCGGTCTTCAGATTTTATGAAGAAGCCTATGAGCGGCTGAAAAATGGGGGAAGATTTTGGGTGGTTATCCAAAAAAAACAGGGAGCGGAATCGACCGAAAAGAAATTAAAAGGACTCTTTTCCCGGGTGGAAAAGGTTGCACAAGCGAAGGGATATCGCGTCTATCGGGCAGAAAAAAATACGTTGGAGGAATAA
- the rpoB gene encoding DNA-directed RNA polymerase subunit beta: MAGKLVQFGHRTRRTYSRIEEVLELPNLIEIQHHSYRWFLDEGLRELFRDISPIQDFTGNLHLEFIDYTLGEPKYSVDECKERDATYAAPLRVRVRLINRETGEVKEQEVFMGDFPLMTETGTFIINGAERVIVSQLVRSPSVYFSAKVDKNGKTTYGATVIPNRGAWLEYETDIKDLMYVRIDRTRKLPATVLLRALGFSSNAEIVNLLGEDPFLLNTLEKDNTDSVEKALLEIYERLRPGEPPTVENAKNLLYSRFFDPKRYDLANVGRYKINKKLHIKNRLLNNRIAETLVDPETGEVLVEAGQLIDRRVLDRLLPYLEKGLNTIKVNLAPSVVEESEIYLQVIHLYSRTEEGKVIKVISNGNIGREVKHLTPADIIAALNYFMNLLHGIGTTDDIDHLGNRRLRSVGELLQNQFRIGLARMERVVRERMSIQDMDAVTPQALINIRPVIAAIKEFFGSSQLSQFMDQTNPLAELTHKRRLSALGPGGLTRDRAGFEVRDVHPSHYGRMCPIETPEGPNIGLINSLSTYARINEYGFIETPYRRIDPETGIVTNHVDYLTADEEDTYTIAQANAALTEDGRLAEEIVIARRRGEILTVPREQIDYMDVSPKQVVSVATACIPFLENDDANRALMGANMQRQAVPLLVPEAPFVGTGIEYRAAKDSGVVIVSKHSGVVERVTAREIWIRRTEMVDGHEVMGDLDKYRLHKFERSNQGTCLNQRPIVRKGDRVKAGDVIADGASTDRGELALGRNVLVAFMTWEGYNYEDAILLSENLVKDDVYTSIHIEEYETEARDTKLGPEEITRDIPNVGEEALKNLDERGIVRIGAEIKDGDILVGKVTPKGMTELTAEERLLHAIFGEKAREVRDTSLKVPHGGAGIVVDVKVFTRENGDELSPGVNQLVRVYVAQKRKISVGDKMAGRHGNKGVVSRILPVEDMPFLPDGTPVDIVLNPLGVPSRMNIGQVLETHLGMAARALGLHMATPVFDGAKEEDIWDALEEAGLDRDGKTVLYDGRTGEPFDHRVTVGVIYMLKLAHLVDDKIHARSTGPYSLVTQQPLGGKAQFGGQRFGEMEVWALEAYGAAYTLQEILTVKSDDRVGRVKTYEAIVKGENIPEPGVPESFKVLLKELQSLGMDVKILSKDEKEIEIKELDDDDEPHVEKMVYLSTGSEESEE, from the coding sequence TTGGCAGGAAAGTTGGTCCAATTCGGTCACAGAACACGCAGGACGTACTCACGGATCGAAGAGGTGCTAGAGCTCCCCAACCTTATTGAGATTCAGCACCATTCCTATCGTTGGTTTCTCGATGAGGGATTACGGGAACTCTTTCGGGATATCTCGCCAATCCAGGATTTTACGGGCAACTTGCATTTGGAATTTATAGATTATACCTTGGGGGAACCGAAGTATTCCGTGGATGAGTGCAAGGAAAGGGATGCTACCTATGCTGCTCCCCTCCGCGTCCGTGTCCGTTTAATCAACCGGGAAACGGGTGAGGTAAAAGAGCAGGAAGTTTTCATGGGAGATTTCCCGCTGATGACCGAGACCGGAACCTTTATCATTAACGGAGCCGAGCGTGTGATTGTTAGTCAGCTTGTCCGCTCTCCAAGTGTTTACTTCAGCGCGAAGGTTGACAAGAACGGCAAAACCACCTATGGAGCTACCGTGATCCCAAATCGGGGGGCTTGGCTCGAATATGAAACGGATATCAAAGATTTAATGTATGTACGTATTGATCGAACCCGAAAGCTTCCTGCCACCGTCTTATTAAGGGCTTTGGGTTTTTCAAGCAATGCTGAAATCGTTAACCTCTTAGGGGAAGACCCCTTTTTGCTAAATACACTGGAGAAGGATAATACCGATTCGGTGGAGAAAGCGCTTCTTGAAATCTATGAACGACTCCGTCCAGGGGAGCCGCCTACCGTTGAAAATGCAAAGAATCTTCTCTATTCCCGGTTCTTCGACCCGAAACGGTACGACCTGGCCAATGTGGGACGATATAAAATCAATAAAAAGCTTCATATCAAAAACCGCCTTCTTAATAATCGCATTGCAGAGACGTTGGTCGATCCTGAAACGGGAGAGGTCTTGGTCGAAGCAGGGCAGTTGATCGACCGGAGAGTTCTCGACCGCTTGCTTCCTTATTTGGAAAAAGGATTAAATACGATAAAGGTGAACTTAGCCCCTAGTGTCGTGGAAGAGAGTGAGATCTATCTCCAAGTGATTCATCTCTACTCGCGGACGGAAGAGGGCAAAGTGATTAAGGTGATCTCAAACGGGAACATCGGACGGGAGGTTAAGCATCTTACTCCTGCCGATATTATTGCCGCTTTAAACTATTTTATGAATCTGTTGCACGGAATCGGAACGACGGACGACATCGATCACCTGGGGAATCGGCGACTACGGTCGGTGGGCGAGTTGCTGCAAAACCAATTCCGGATCGGTTTGGCCCGAATGGAGCGGGTGGTTCGAGAGAGGATGTCAATTCAGGACATGGATGCCGTCACGCCACAGGCTTTGATTAACATTCGGCCTGTGATCGCCGCCATCAAGGAATTTTTCGGTTCAAGTCAATTATCCCAGTTTATGGATCAAACCAATCCTTTGGCCGAGCTTACCCATAAACGGCGCCTATCCGCATTAGGCCCCGGAGGTTTGACCCGGGATCGGGCAGGTTTTGAGGTGCGGGACGTGCATCCGTCCCATTATGGGAGAATGTGTCCGATTGAGACGCCGGAAGGACCGAACATCGGCTTGATCAACTCCCTTTCCACCTATGCCCGTATCAATGAATATGGCTTCATCGAGACTCCCTATCGCCGCATCGACCCGGAGACGGGGATTGTTACCAATCATGTGGATTATTTGACCGCCGATGAGGAAGATACGTATACGATTGCCCAAGCTAATGCGGCTCTAACGGAGGATGGTCGTCTGGCTGAAGAGATCGTCATCGCCCGGCGCCGTGGAGAAATCCTTACCGTCCCCCGGGAACAGATTGACTACATGGATGTGAGCCCCAAACAGGTTGTATCCGTAGCGACCGCCTGCATTCCCTTTCTAGAGAACGATGACGCCAACCGGGCCTTGATGGGTGCGAATATGCAGCGGCAGGCTGTTCCCCTCTTGGTTCCCGAGGCTCCCTTCGTTGGAACGGGCATTGAATACAGAGCGGCAAAAGATTCCGGTGTGGTCATCGTCAGCAAGCATTCAGGAGTGGTGGAACGGGTAACCGCCAGGGAGATCTGGATTCGAAGAACGGAGATGGTGGATGGCCATGAAGTGATGGGAGATCTAGACAAGTACCGGCTTCATAAGTTTGAGCGCTCCAACCAAGGCACCTGCCTTAACCAACGTCCCATCGTCCGCAAGGGGGATCGGGTGAAGGCGGGAGATGTGATCGCCGATGGGGCATCGACGGACCGGGGAGAATTAGCTTTAGGCCGAAATGTTCTGGTCGCCTTCATGACATGGGAAGGGTACAACTATGAAGATGCAATTCTCTTGAGCGAAAACCTGGTGAAAGATGACGTCTATACCTCGATCCATATTGAAGAATACGAAACGGAAGCCAGGGACACCAAGCTAGGACCTGAAGAGATCACCCGGGATATCCCGAACGTTGGGGAAGAAGCCTTGAAAAACTTGGATGAACGGGGGATCGTTCGCATTGGAGCGGAGATTAAGGATGGGGATATCCTGGTTGGTAAAGTAACGCCCAAGGGGATGACGGAGTTAACCGCAGAAGAACGCCTCCTTCATGCCATTTTTGGGGAAAAAGCCCGTGAAGTACGAGATACTTCGTTGAAAGTGCCTCATGGGGGAGCGGGCATTGTGGTAGACGTGAAGGTCTTTACCCGGGAAAATGGGGATGAGCTCTCCCCCGGGGTGAACCAACTGGTGCGGGTTTACGTCGCCCAGAAGAGGAAGATCTCCGTGGGTGACAAAATGGCGGGTCGCCACGGGAACAAAGGGGTTGTTTCCCGCATCCTTCCCGTGGAAGACATGCCCTTCCTCCCCGATGGAACGCCCGTTGATATTGTCCTTAATCCCCTGGGTGTTCCTTCCCGGATGAACATCGGGCAGGTGTTGGAGACCCATCTTGGGATGGCGGCTCGGGCATTGGGCCTTCACATGGCGACTCCCGTCTTTGATGGCGCGAAGGAAGAGGATATATGGGATGCATTGGAAGAGGCGGGTCTTGACCGGGATGGAAAAACCGTCCTTTATGATGGGAGAACCGGTGAACCCTTTGATCACCGGGTCACCGTCGGTGTCATCTACATGTTGAAATTGGCCCACTTGGTTGATGACAAGATTCATGCCCGTTCCACAGGCCCCTACTCCTTGGTCACGCAGCAGCCTTTGGGAGGGAAAGCCCAGTTTGGCGGTCAGCGCTTTGGTGAGATGGAGGTATGGGCGCTGGAAGCTTATGGAGCGGCCTATACCTTGCAGGAGATTCTAACGGTTAAATCAGATGATCGAGTGGGACGGGTAAAAACCTATGAAGCGATCGTGAAAGGGGAGAACATTCCCGAACCGGGAGTGCCGGAGTCGTTTAAGGTGCTTCTTAAGGAACTTCAAAGCTTAGGAATGGATGTTAAGATCCTCTCCAAGGATGAAAAGGAGATTGAAATAAAAGAGCTGGATGACGATGATGAGCCCCATGTGGAGAAAATGGTCTATCTAAGCACAGGTTCGGAAGAGTCAGAGGAGTAA
- the rplL gene encoding 50S ribosomal protein L7/L12 gives MDKAQFIDAIKGMTVLELNELVKAIEEEFGVKAAAPVAVAAAAGGAAPAEAQEQTEFNVILASPGGSKINVIKVVREITGLGLKEAKDLVDNAPKPIKEGVNKEEAEAIKAKLEEAGATVELK, from the coding sequence ATGGATAAGGCGCAATTTATTGATGCCATCAAGGGAATGACGGTCCTTGAATTAAATGAATTGGTTAAAGCGATTGAAGAAGAGTTTGGTGTAAAGGCTGCGGCGCCTGTTGCGGTGGCTGCGGCGGCCGGCGGCGCTGCCCCGGCAGAGGCTCAGGAGCAGACCGAATTTAATGTGATCCTCGCCAGCCCCGGCGGTTCTAAGATCAATGTGATTAAAGTGGTTCGTGAAATCACCGGGCTGGGCTTGAAGGAAGCGAAGGATTTGGTTGATAATGCTCCGAAACCCATTAAAGAAGGAGTGAATAAGGAAGAAGCGGAAGCGATCAAGGCGAAGCTGGAAGAAGCAGGTGCAACCGTAGAGCTAAAATAG